The nucleotide sequence CATGCATCACTATCTTCTGAATGTTTTATTAGTATTGATACTATATCTTCTTTTATCGAGTATATGTGCTGAATTGCGGTCCTTGTGATTTGAAGTTCTGTTACTGCCTCTCCAATCCCTTCTATAGCTTGCCTGACTTCTTGGTTTACTGTCATCCACTATGGACTTGAGTCTTGTATGCGCTGCTGGGCATGTGATTAATTTCCTGGTGACCACTTTGCAGTTTATGTATAAAAAATGTAATGTGGTTTAGAAATAATTGTTATATAGGAACATTCTTTGTAGCTCTGCATTTTGTCATATATTGGAAGCCTCATTTTGGATTTATTCGATCTGGGCATTTCGTATAATCAAAAGTTGAATTTCTTTTGCGATCAGTTTAATTATTGAATGTACTTGACAAATAGGTCATTTTTGAATTTTCATTCTCGAATGCAAAACTCCTTCTGTGATTTCTATAATAGTGTAGTAGCAGAAGATGTTTTTAAACAGATTGTTTTAAAACCAAATCAGTGTCATTGTTGCACGtctctctactcctataaaagacccGGTTGgggatgatggtgtgcatgccatccatCGTCATTTCTGACCATTCGATCTACATCTAAAGCATGCAAGGTACTCCacatttgcagaaaaccccttagtcTCTCTAGGCCAGCCCCATCTGTTCCCCATGTCATCCAAACAGATAAGAGGAACAGACTTTGGGTGATTTCTTTTCAAGCCTGCAAACATGTAGTTCTCTCTTTTGGGTCCGTTGTAATGCACAGGCACTTTGCTAGTACTATTTCAATATACTAATCTATATATTGATGGTCAATGTTTTAAACGGTGGACTGCATGAATCTGAGTATGTCATGACAACCTTTACTTAAGGGACAGAAGGAGTGATTTTTTAATGGGTGTTTCTTTTCTCTCCAAAAGATAAAAACTATCCGAGTCTTGTTGCCTGTGTAGTGTTAAAaactatattatgggacggagggagtagttgtttaaTAATTTTTGTTGCTAATTTGTAATCTTACCCTGCCATTGAATATTAGTACTTTATACATATTTATACATAATTTAGAAAAAACATCTGTATCCAGTTAATTCGATGTATATGTACCAAGGTAGGAAAGAGGATCATGAGCAAAATAAACCGGTCCTTCTCCCTAAAACATTAAGCGTTTAAATTATTCTCTAAGTTTATTGAAAATCGTCACAAGAATACCACTATCTGTGTATTCTGTCATATTATTAAGGACAGTGAGTTGTAAAAAGCATTTGAAGTTAATCTTTTCTGCTATTGCTGGGCCATAATGTGATATAATTTTCTTCTCATTTTTCTTCCAGGTGGCTGAATTGATTGAGAAGGACCTTGTATTGATAGGTTGCACTGCTATTGAAGACAAACTGCAAGAAGGGGTGCCAGCCTGCATCGAAACTCTTTCTGCAGCTGGCATAAAAATTTGGGTGCTAACTGGAGATAAAATGGAAACAGCAATTAATATAGCATACGGTGAGGTTTTAATTGTGTAATATTGTTTTAACATTTGCTTGTTTCTTNNNNNNNNNNNNNNNNNNNNNNNNNNNNNNNNNNNNNNNNNNNNNNNNNNNNNNNNNNNNNNNNNNNNNNNNNNNNNNNNNNNNNNNNNNNNNNNNNNNNNNNNNNNNNNNNNNNNNNNNNNNNNNNNNNNNNNNNNNNNNNNNNNNNNNNNNNNNNNNNNNNNNNNNNNNNNNNNNNNNNNNNNNNNNNNNNNNNNNNNNNNNNNNNNNNNNNNNNNNNNNNNNNNNNNNNNNNNNNNNNNNNNNNNNNNNNNNNNNNNNNNNNNNNNNNNNNNNNNNNNNNNNNNNNNNNNNNNNNNNNNNNNNNNNNNNNNNNNNNNNNNNNNNNNNNNNNNNNNNNNNNNNNNNNNNNNNNNNNNNNNNNNNNNNNNNNNNNNNNNNNNNNNNNNNNNNNNNNNNNNNNNNNNNNNACACACACCTGATATGGAGAAGCTGCTGAAGTTTTTCAGTTGGTTATTTATTTGCTCCGCAGCATGCAGCCTGGTGAACAACGACAcgaaacagttcatcatcagttcAGAGACAGACACAATTAGAGAGGCTGAGGAAAGGGTAAGATAATCATATAGAATTGCACTGTGAAATGATATTCTGTCATAGAGGCAATCAAGCCTTAACACACActacctctgtttctaaatataagacgttttggcagttgaaattgaagtgcataaacgtattatatttaggaacagagggtgtatTATCTTCTATAGGATTTAAATGGATATACGAGTGAAGACTGCTAAAATCATATTCtgtccgtcccaaaataagtgtcgctgatttcgtacaaagttgtactaaatcaatgACACTTATTGAGGGAGTATCATTTAGATCAGGGAATATCTCAACTGGGTTCTTGCGAGTAGAACTCACATTTTCCTTAGTATTTTGATTGGTGGGGGTATTAAGGGATTTATTTTGGCTGAGATTTAGTCTTTATtcttatatactccctctgtcccataatataagatcttattacatcCAGTATGCTCACATATTGGATGTAAtaatgtcttatattatgggacggaggaagtagataACAGCATAAATATTTTTTATTGTCTTACCTCTTATGTGGGTTGTGTTGCTTTAGCCTCTCTGCCATGTTTATATGCGCCTTGGTACGCCTTTTTTGTTCTTTGTACTTTGGTTAAAGCATAATCAGCAATATAATTGTATCTGATTGTATTAAACCAACTTTTTGACTTGTGGCGTAATCTTTGTTATGGACCTTCCTTTCCATATATAATGTTCCGGCCATTTTCAGGGTGACCCTGTGGAAATTGCGCGAGTTATCAAAGAGTCGGTAAAACAGAGTCTAAGAAGTTACCTCGAGGAAGCCCACCGTTCTCTAAGTAGCACACCGGAGCGAAAGTTGGCTTTCATTATTGATGGAAGATGCTTGATGTATGCTCTAGACCCAGCTCTGCGTGTGAATCTTCTTGGTTTGAGTTTAATTTGTCACTCAGTTGTATGTTGTCGAGTTTCTCCACTGCAAAAGGCACAGGTAAATTTCATTTCTTGCTGTTAGTGTTTATGCATGCCTTGCGTTTTACCCAGGGAAGTAGTAATAGCATGCCATCCTTGATTTGTGGATATGTGAGTTTTTTAGCCCAGGACTCATATGGGGAGATTATTACATTGCAAAGGCAATAACCAATATTGTACCTTCACAATAAGAGTTTGTGCATGTGATTCGTTATTAATCAGTGTACATTAGTTGCATTTGCTATTCCAGTTTTGATCTCAGAAACCAATTCTGTTCTGTTGATATGTCTTATATGTGCTTACTTAGTCGTTACCCATTCCAAGTAATATCAAAGTCTCTGGTTTGTGCGTTTTTTTCCTTGCGTAACCTGTTTGGTCAAAATGATGCCAAAATACCAATGTTGACGCACATATTTTGTAGGTTACTAGCTTAGTTAGGAAGGGTGCTCGTAAGATAACTCTCAGCATTGGCGATGGTGCTAATGATGTAAGCATGATTCAAGCCGCTCATGTTGGGATTGGCATTAGTGGACAAGAAGGAATGCAAGCAGTTATGGCTAGTGATTTTGCCATCGCTCAATTTCGTTATCTTACTGATTTACTTCTTGTACATGGACGGTGGTCATACTTGAGATTGTGCAAGGTATGCTTATGGTTTCGTTAGTTGTAGCTTTCCATATATCTATAGTTTACGAAACTTAATGTGGTCACTTGCTGTTTCAGGTTATCACATACTTCTTCTACAAGAATCTGACATTTACGCTAACTCAGTTCTGGTTCACTTTCCAAACTGGCTTTTCTGGTCAGCGGTTTTATGATGATTGGTTCCAGTCGCTGTATAATGTCATTTTCACAGCGCTACCCGTAATTATGGTTGGATTATTTGATAAGGTATAGCTGCCTGTATTCATTTTACATTAATTTCTTGAATGATGCTGTTTGCGGCATTCACGTAATCGAACCCTTTCAGGATGTGAGTGCATCTCTATCAAAGAAATACCCACAACTTTACCAGGAAGGAATTAGGAATACATTCTTCAAGTGGAAAGTGATAGCGGTGTGGGGTTTCTTTGCTTTCTACCAGTCAATAGTGTTTTATTACTTCACTGCAGCTGCAAGTCAGCATGGTCATGGCTCATCTGGCAAGATTCTTGGTCAATGGGATGTTAGCACAATGGCCTTTACTTGTGTTGTGGTTACTGTGAACCTCCGCCTCCTCATGTCATGCAACTCTATTACGAGATGGCATTATTTTAGTGTAGCCGGCAGTATAGCGGCCTGGTTTCTGTTTATCTTTATATACTCTGCCATAATGACATCATTTGACAGACAGGTTGGTGAATTATGCACTAATCTATCTCTCTGCTGATGACCATTAGGGCCAAATAATCATTTCTTTCTACAAATGCATAACATCATGGTGTGTTCCTTCTGCAGGAAAATGTATACTTTGTGATTTATGTTCTGATGAGTACCTTTTTCTTCTACCTGACACTAATTCTTGTTCCGGTCATCGCTCTCTTTGGTGACTTCCTATATCTATCGTAAGATACCACCTTTTCCTTTTGCACAATTATATTTGATTCCTTTCAGTTTACAATACTGAATCAACCGTGTGCTGTCTCTGATACTCTGTCGGTTTTCCAGGCTTCAGCGATGGCTATTCCCCTATGACTACCAAGTTATTCAAGAGATGCACAAGGATGACCCCCATGAATACAGCATGATACGTCTTCCAGAGAGGAGCCATTTGAGCCCCGAAGAAGCAAGAAGCTATGCAATTTCCATGCTCCCCCGAGAGAACTCCAAGCACACTGGTTTTGCTTTCGACTCCCCGGGCTATGAGTCATTTTTTGCATCACAGCAAGGTGTCTGTGTGCCTCACAAGCCATGGGATGTCGCAAGGAGAGCCAGCAtgaagcagcagcggcagcagccaCAACGCACAGGAAGATCCTAATCCTGGATTCGTGTATAGTTTTGTACATCATGTTCTTTTGCCGCAGACCACATGATTGTGTATAAGTAGCCTTGTAGCCTTTTTCCTTGTTTGTCACCCAATATGTTATGCTGGCGATGTTAGTAGGTGGCCATTTGATCCTGTTGGCTGAAGAATCAGGTAGGCACGCACTTGGTTAAAACAAAGTGGAAACTGGGAAATGCAGTTAGCAAAATTCTTTGCGACTTTACAGAATTGGATGTtactgaattttttttttgaaacaaggcaaaagatttgccattttcattaattaagaagaagattagACATAGTTCTGCCAAGCGGGAGAGTATAGATCACTCTCGCGGCATAATATTACACAAATACTTCGCACCCGCACGAGCACAAATAGAGGCCTTATCTTTAATCTTGGTAATGACAACGGTAGTAGGGGCGGCGGTGTTGCGGAAAACCCTTGTGTTGCGTTCGTTTCAAATTTCCCATGCAACAAGCATCATCAAAGTGCTACGAACCATGCGTGAGTGGCCCCTTTTGTGAGCAACCATGTCCCAACAAACTTCCACCGAGGGCACGAGTCTCCAATCTGACGGATCAATGTCGTGGAGGCCAAGCCAAGTCTTGATCTTCGTCCACGCTCTCACTGTGAACCGACACTGAAAGAGGAGGTGAGCCGCGGTCTCCTGAACCTGCTTGCAAAGAGGGCAAAGGTTGCAATTCGGCCATCCCCGACGCTGCAATCTATCGGCGGTCCACACTCTATTATGAATAATCAACCAAGCGAAAAATTTGCACTTTGGGGGGGGCCCAAGCTTTCCAAACGGTAGTGATCATGGCAGAGGCGGTGTGACCCTCAAACTGAGCATTGTATGCAGAAGACGCGGAGTATACCCCATCTTTAGTGAACTTCCAAAAAATTGCATCGTCAACTCCAGGGGTTAGAATGACATTGGAGAGCTTCTCCCAAAGGGTGGCGAATTGCTCAATATGTTCAAAAGTGAGGCCCTGAGAGGTATCAATGTTGCGGACCCAAGTGTTGTCTGTGAGACTCGAGCGAATGGAGCTTCTTTTCTTCCTGGAGAGATCAAAGATCTTTGGAGCAATATCCTTGGGGTGAATACCGTCCACCCAAGGTGATTCCCAGAAGGTGGCCCGATGACCATCACCAATGGTAACACGAGTGGCAGCCGCAAAAAGATTTCTATCATCGTCAGTGCATGGCATGCCCATGCCAATCCAAGGTTTAG is from Triticum aestivum cultivar Chinese Spring chromosome 1B, IWGSC CS RefSeq v2.1, whole genome shotgun sequence and encodes:
- the LOC123118639 gene encoding phospholipid-transporting ATPase 3 isoform X3, coding for MEKTAGWRYCEEQIKQDSYFPADLLFLSSTNADGVCYIETANLDGETNLKIRKALEKTWDYVLPEKASEFKGEIQCEQPNNSLYTFTGNLIVDKQTIPISPNQILLRGCSLRNTEYIVAVVIFTGHETKVMMNSMNVPSKRSTLEKKLDKLILALFATLFTMCVIGAIGSGVFINEKYFYLGLRGRVEDQFNPKNRLVVTILTMFTLITLYSTIIPISLYVSIEMIKFIQCAQFINNDLNMYHAESNTPALARTSNLNEELGQVEYIFSDKTGTLTRNLMEFFKCSIGGEIYGTGITEIEKGGAERAGVRIDDDEDKRSATAVHEKGFNFDDTRIMRGAWRNEPNPEACMEFFRCLAICHTVLPEGEETPEKITYQAASPDEAALVAAAKNFGFFFYRRTPTTVMVRESHVDRMGSMQDVAYEILNVLEFNSTRKRQSVVCRFPNGKLVLYCKGADNVIYERLADGNYDIKKTSREHLEQFGSAGLRTLCLAYRDLSMDQYKSWNEKFVQAKSSLRDRDKKLDEVAELIEKDLVLIGCTAIEDKLQEGVPACIETLSAAGIKIWVLTGDKMETAINIAYACSLVNNDTKQFIISSETDTIREAEERGDPVEIARVIKESVKQSLRSYLEEAHRSLSSTPERKLAFIIDGRCLMYALDPALRVNLLGLSLICHSVVCCRVSPLQKAQVTSLVRKGARKITLSIGDGANDVSMIQAAHVGIGISGQEGMQAVMASDFAIAQFRYLTDLLLVHGRWSYLRLCKVITYFFYKNLTFTLTQFWFTFQTGFSGQRFYDDWFQSLYNVIFTALPVIMVGLFDKDVSASLSKKYPQLYQEGIRNTFFKWKVIAVWGFFAFYQSIVFYYFTAAASQHGHGSSGKILGQWDVSTMAFTCVVVTVNLRLLMSCNSITRWHYFSVAGSIAAWFLFIFIYSAIMTSFDRQENVYFVIYVLMSTFFFYLTLILVPVIALFGDFLYLSLQRWLFPYDYQVIQEMHKDDPHEYSMIRLPERSHLSPEEARSYAISMLPRENSKHTGFAFDSPGYESFFASQQGVCVPHKPWDVARRASMKQQRQQPQRTGRS